The following nucleotide sequence is from Armatimonadota bacterium.
AGCGAATTGTCGGCGATGTCGGAAAAGCGGTTTCGCCTGCGGCATATTATCTCGCCGATGAGCCCGACGCTGCTGACTCGAGGGTCCCCGATGTCCCAGCGGCGTTGAAAGTTGGCAGTCTCGCGCAAGGGTTAGTCAAGCTTGCTGAAGGAATACGTTCACTTGACCCAAACACTCCGAACATGGTGAACGTAGATATGACATTTAAGCCAAACAATTGGTATATCTACGGTCAAATTGCTGACATATACGCAGCAGACCCATACTACCAAACACGTTTAGCGGAAGCATACTGGAAAAAACCCCACACCATCTGGATGTATAAGAAAGCTACGTTCGTCTATGCTGTCGGCGCTATCTGCCAATCTGCATGTGCCCCAAGGCCTCTTCATTTGATACTAAACTGTACTCGCTTGCAGGAAGAAAATAGGAAGTTCAGATTTGGCACCCCACAAGAAAAGCGGATTGAAGTATATTACGCCCTTGGAGCTGGCGCAAAAGCAATTTCCTATTGGTGGTTTCTTCCAATTTCCCCGAACGCAAAAGGCTCTTGTGGGTGTGGCGCAGATGAACCTGAAGCAAAGGCACTTTGGCGAGAGATTGGAATCCTTGGCGCAGAAGTCAGGACTGCTGGACCTCTCATTGTCCGTAGTTGTCCTGCCGACCTGCCGATAACATCCTCAAATAACATATGGTTGCGTTCGCTCCTTGCTGGATTGGACACAGTTATCATTCTCTGCGTGAACGACAACTACACAAACGATGACAAAGGAACGACATACAAGCCAGTGGAAAATGTAGAACTGAATGTAACTTTACCTTCCTGGCTCAATCCCAAGATGGTATTTGAAATCAACTCAAAGGGAACGGAGGAATTAAAGTGGGAACGGTCAGGTGACAAACTTAACCTTCATCTTGGAACGGTGGACATTACTCGGATGGTCGTGGTAACGTCTGATGAAAGCCTTCGCAACCAACTTCAGCAACTCTATCAGACCAGATTCGCGGCGAACATGGAAAAATTGTAGTCCATCATGGCCAGGGAAACTCAGGCGTGGGAGCACCGGTCAAGGCACCTATCAACGTCCAAAATACAGCCATGCTAAACTCTCCCAGCACCATTCCAAGAAACCAAGGGCGCGCGCGAACATAAAGCCGCATGCCTCCATATCTTAGCAAAAGAACCTTTATAATCCAGGCTACAAGCGCAGAGAACCAAAATACGCTTATAGTCCAAGAGACACACAACGCATACCCTAATGGATGCAGAGGCCACCAATAGAACAATGATCTCATGTATGACAAGAATAAAGTAAAGATTACTCCCACACCAAAGAAAACTGGTGCTTGCCAATCCATGGGATTAGAACCAGCCATATGGCTTTCAAATTCGCGAAACGGTGCAAGATTTAACCCTTGATAGACCGCTTGATAAAGCATGATGCCCCCACGTGAATATGGAATCACCATATGAAGAAATCCACCCACTATAAGCGCCGTGAGCGTACCAACTGCAAGCATGGGAAGTAGAGCTCTTCTTCTAATATAAACGCCGTCAGACATTTTCAGGCTATCCAGGAACCCTGTAAAAAGTAATCCACGCTGGTCTCGAAGAAAAGCAACATCAAAAAAGGCAAGTAGCGTCATATTTGCCGCGCCAAGATTATGAACTGGTGCAAACATATGGTAAAGGTCAACCGGCCTAAAGGACGTCTCTGTCATTAACATTCCTGCTTCTGCTGTACTCCTTGCCATGACAAGCGCAATGACAAAGAGAAAAACGCCAAATTCGAAAAATGCAACCCAGAGTGACATCCCAGCAAGCCATGACCAACCTGCAATTAGCGCAAAGCTGCCAAGCAATCCCCACACAGCTACACGATATGGCATCAACTCATTGGTATCATCCATCCGCTCTACACCCAAGGCAGTTCGAAATACGCGCCTAAGGTGGGGTAAAGAGACATAAATCAGGTATCCAACCAAAACAAAATACGCACCAGCAGTCTGATATGCCACAAAAAGATGCGTGCCATATACTGGCATGCGTTCCAGTTCCATTCCAAAGGACGCAGCTACTACGTCCTGGAAGCGCGCAAGAAGAGCAAAAAACCAGAGCGAAAAAATAAGTTCAGATGGCAGGAGGAAGAAGAACCCTATCGCTGCAAAGGAGACGTAAATCCACCAGCAGTAAATTTTGTCCCATGGCGGATTGACAAGATATGGATTGAGAAGTAGCTGGAGTGTTATTTCAGGAATGTTTGGAAACCAATTATGCAAGCCATTGAATGAAAATACAATAACAGGAAGCGCCATGCCGCCCCACAAGAGCTTATCCCTTAATATTGACCCGTCCTGCTCATCTTTAACAAGTTCAAGCGGCGGCTGAACCAATGGAAATGATAGCTTCTCATTATCAACCCATTGGCGTCGCAGGATAGTAGCCATGCATAGAAAAGCAAAAATTACTAATAATACCAGCACACCCCATGCTAAAAGAGGTAACGACCAGGCATGCCAAGGAATCGTTTCACCTGCCCGAAGTCCTTCAAAGAAACGGATTGCGAGAGATTGACTTGGGCCCGATTCTGGGTCAAAAGGCACAAGCCACTTTTTAATATGTGGGTAGAAAAGATCATGCCACCTGTTACTTGGATTAGCAAAGTAATTTGGTGTCACTAGCAAAGGAATAATCTTCTCAAGAATCCCACGGGAGCAAACCATAGCGGCGACAATTATCATGCAGTAAATCATTATAAGCTCGGCTGCATTTAGAGCAAATCTGGCTGCTATCCTATGTAAACCCTTGTTCAACAAAACAACAAAGAAGAATATGCCAATAGCAGCCGGAGGCATTTGGAGAAAACCAACTTGGATTCGCCCAATTACCAATTCAGCGTATGATACGATAAAACACACAACTACAACGAAGAAAATGCCTATAAAAAGCGCACGTATCGATATGCTTGATTTTTCTACTTCAAGCGTTGAAACCTTTAAACTTGGGTTTTTGTTAGCTGATTTTTGAGAGCTAATTTGTGCTTTCCTGTTCATTACTTACAAATGGCGCTGGGAACAAAAGGCTAACAAGATAAGCAGCCACAATTGCGCCGACTAGCGAGAAGGGTAAAATAAACATAAAAGATACTTTGACTTCGTTACCGGTCAAAGCCTTAGAAATTTCCCCATAGTACGAGACAACTGCGCCTATTACAAATCCCGAAAATATGGCCGCCCAAGCTCCCTGACGGTTTATTCTTTTAATAAAAAACGCCATGATAAATAGAGCTGCCATTGGAGCGATGAAGCAACCATTTATTTTTTGTGCAACCTCCATGAAATTCCCTTTTATAAAATGCTGCACAAAACTAACTAAGATAGCGATTGCTCCCACAATGATTCCTATTAACTTTGCCTTTCTCACCCGTTGGCGCTCGTCGCTTGAACGAGAAAAGATTCTTGCAAAATCAACCATTATCACGGTCGTAATTGAGTTGACGCCAGATGATACGCTTGACATAGCGGCCGAGAAAAGTGCGGCAATCAAAACTCCCGAAAGGCCTGTTGGAAGCACATGCGCTATAAACCAAGGGAAGACATCATCAGCACCGCGTTTGAGCAAATAGAGCTTACCTTTAACTTCCCCCATCATCGACATCTTATGAACAACTTCGTCAAGCACACCCGGCTTCGCATTTAATAGAAGTTCATTAGCAGCAGGTATGGTGCTAGGATTGTGAATAAAGTAGCCCACTAAAGCTGCTCCACAAAAAGCCAAGACGCTAGCCACCATAGTATTTGCAAAAGCATTTGTGAGAAAACTTCTTCTTGCCATCCGGGCATCCCTAGTGCTTAGGTAACGTTGAATTGCAAGTTGGTCTGAGCTAGCTGTGCAAATCCACCAAACGATATACATAAAAATAATCCCTAAAACGGTTATTCGCTCTGTCAGGTCAAAGGAAAACAACTTTACATTTGGCCATGATAGCCCGCCTGCAATTACAGGGTCATGGAAGTTTGGCCACCAACCGGTTAGACTTCCTGAACTGTATATAGCAAATGCCACAACCGCCAGTGCACCACCAAAAAGAATGAACGCTTGAGTTACGTCAGTAATGATAACAGCGCGTATTCCACCCATCGTTGTGTAAGAAATCGTAATTATACCCACAGCAAGAATAACGCTTTCGAGCGGCCATCTAGTCATCTGAGAAACAGCGCGACTACAAGTATAAACAACAAGGCCTGTCCATGTAATGCGAGTAAGAATGAATAAAACCGCTGCGGCTTGACGTATACCCATCCCAAATTGTTTCTCGAGAAGTTGATACCCTGAGGTTATCTTATGCTCCATTATCTTTGGAATGACAAGGTATCCAATGAAGAAAAAGGAAAGCCAAACCGAGAGTTGAGACCACAAAACGCCAAAGCCATTGGCAATTACTTCGCCTGGCATGGTCAAATAAGTAATAGTACTAATAAGCGTAGCCATTGTGGAAATGCCCACAATAAACCAATTCATGCTACGACGACCAAGGAAGTATTCATTTGTATCCGTCTGCCGCTTGGAATAATATATCCCGATGCCCAGCATCCACAGCATGTAAATTGCGACAACCAGTGCATCCCAATAGCTCAGGCTCTTACTCATTAATAAAGCTCCAGGTTCTTAATAGTAAAAATTGATTAAAATCAAAGTCTGTAGACATATTTTATGCTATATTAAGCTTCGCCATTAAGTTAAGACAAAGTTGCAAGGTGTGCGCTGCCTCAGCAAAGCTAGTTCGCATTGGCGCACCACCGTCAATTGCCGCCAAGAACGCCCTTGCCTGTCTCCTGAGTGCATCCGCATAGTCAGCTCGCTCGACTTGCAAATCTTCCCAGTTTTTGTGAAAAATTTTGCACGTGAATTCTGGCTCGATTACACGCAAAAACCCCTCCACGCCAGCAAAATCTAGTATATTTTCATTAACTGGCTGGAATTGGTTGATATGCACCGTTCCCAGAGCGTCATTCTCCTTAAACTTACAAGAAAGAGCTACCGTATCTTCAACTTCCACTCCCTCAAGCGCCAGATGTTCGACATATCCGCACATTTCTTCAATCGGTCCCATATACCATTGGACAAGATCGAGAAAATGGGTTGCGCAGTCTAGTAGACAACCTCCACCTTGATCACGCCGCGCATAGTAAATTTCTCGGTAATCGGGCCTGTATGTTGTGAAAGGCTGGCCACCGTTTACGCGAGCGATAAGGACTTTCCCAAGCCTGCCTGATTTTACCAGCTCACGCGCCTTCTCATGAGCTGGGTGATACCGGCGAACATATGCTACACCTGACGGCGGCGCTCCCGGTTTTTCTGCTAGCTTTAGAAGTTCCTCAACGGCAGCATAAGTATGAGAAAGAGGCTTTTCGGAAAGCACAGGCACTCCTTCAATCAGGCAACGAATCGAATAAGGAACGTGCGTAGGTGCAGGTGAACATATTACCACACCGTCAAACTGTTTAATGTCAATCGAATCCCAATCCTCAACCGAAATTTCTACACCAAACTCAGCGCGTGCCCGGGCCTTTGCCTCCTCTCGAGGGTCAATTACTGTTAAATGCGGTTTGGGGTTCTGAGAGCTGAAAGCCCTCAGTTGTTTCAGACCAATGCTACCTGCTCCGACAATCAGAATGCGCTTCGCCAAATTTATTCTCCTCCTCAAATTTTGAGAGTCTGACTGCCAACTTTTCGGCGCTCTAGCGTCCCAATATGGCATCCATTGCACGCGAAGTGTTTTCAATAAGAACCTCTGGGTAGTGTGCATACGGAGGAATCATCTCAGCCGTAAGCGGTCCATCATATCCAACTTCTTTCAGTGCCTTAATTACCGCTGGCCAATCCACATCACCAGAAAGAAGGTCTACAAAACCAGAAGCTGTTCCTACGCTTCTTCGAAAATCTTTGAGATGCACGCGTCGAATTCGCTTCCCAAGGACAAGGATCCAATCTTGAGGGTAGCCGATATAAACACAGTTCCCAACGTCAAAATAAACAGCCACCCAGGGACTTCTGAACTGGTCCACAAAATTTGCCATTTCCATCGGACTAAGCAAGAACTTATTCCACACATTCTCGACACAGAGAGTCACGTCTGCCGCCTCAGCATCGCCAATGAGTTTGCCTATCTCCTCTGAGGCACGTTTGTATGCATCCCCATATTTGACAACAGGTATGGAAGGATCCCATGGAACATCAACCGCACCAGGAACGACAAGCAAAGCATCCGTTCCGAGAGCATTGGCAGCAGCAATAGCCTTTTTATGAATCTCAACCGCTTTAGCCCGAATGGAAGTATCATCCGACGTAAAAGGCCACTGAAAACCTAGTGCACAGGCAAGACTGGCAATCTCAATTCCAGTATCTGCGATTGCCTCTTTTAATTGCTTAAGGTCATCCAATTTCGAATCGAGTGAAATTTCGCCGGTTACTGAGAAAGCTAGTTCTATAGCATCAAACCCAGCGACTTTTGCCTCCTTGCACGCCTGAACAGCAGGTTTTGATGCCTCTAAGCCGCCTGGAAATGCCCAGTAACTTATGCTCTTTATCATAGCTTTACTCCTCCTAAAATCTTATTGGTTCGCAAAACTAAGGCTATACGCTAACTGCTTGCCCAGTCTCTGCTGATTGCCGCGCAGCAAGACAAAGGCGTACAGCATAAGCAGCTTCCTCTGGTGTAATTATCTGTGGCATTAGACCTTTCTCGATGCAATCAAGGAAGTACACAATTTCGTTATAGTATCCTCCGAGCGAGGAAACGTTGCCGCCTGCGTCAGCCGAGCCTGCGGTCGGTTGAGGCACCTGAGGATACTCCTCAGGCTCACCTTCAGGCTGAAGAATTAGCGATGGAGAAGCGGTTGCATCGAAGAAAATGACACCTTTCTCACAAACAACCCTTATCTGGCTAGTAAATGGAAACCCTTCTGGCATTGCCAAACACCCAACCGCTTGGCTAGACATACCATTTTCGTGGCCTATTAGCATGGTAAGCGCCGAATCATAAGCGCCTTTAGCAGTTTTTATTCCATATGCAACAACCTGTTTTGGCCTTCCAAGAACCCAAACAAGGAAGTCAAGATCATGAATGTGGAGATCGAGTATTGCACCACCGCTTCTAACTGGGTCGGCAAGCCATCCCTGCCATGCCCAAGTAGCTGGGGCACTCAGCCTTTGAGCTGTAGCCCATAAAGGCCTTCCCAACCTGCCAGAATCAAGAATTGACTTTAGCACTTGGCACTCTGGCCAAAATCTTACTACATGACCTATCATTAATTTGCTTCCGGACGCTTTCGCCGCAGATACCATTCTTTCACAAGAAACCATGCTCAAGGAAAGCGGCTTTTCGCAAAAAACGTCTTTTCCAGCATCTAGCGCTTTTAGAACATGTTCTTCATGCATATATGTGGGTGTACATACGTCAATTGCATCTACGTCTGACCCCTGAAGAAGGGCATCAATACTTTCGAATGCTTTACAACTAAGCTTGCTTGAAGCTTCAGCACGGCGATCTTCTTCAATGTCAGCAACAGCAACTACCTTGGCCTTTCCGCTAGCCTTGTAGCATTCAGCGTGCATTTTGCCCATAAAACCATAGCCTATTAGACCTATTCTCACCATTGAAACCACCTCTTAAGAAGGGATCTTCTAGTCTTACTAGCTTATTTCTTTTTAACGCCTCAACCGTCCTTCGTAGCAAATAAGAATTTACTACTTAGCAGAAGGTAGAAACCTCTAAGAGCTTGAAAATCATTGTGAATACAATTAACTGGAGGGCTAGGTCCGTGGGAATAAAACATAGTTTAGCAGTTTGTTTTGCACTTGTCTTTTTTCTCTTTTTCCAAGCAAATTCATACGCACAAGAAGGACAAAAAACAAACATTGATAAAGGAGTTAATAGGAAAACCTTGGCCCCTGAAACCGAGCTACCAAAGAACCGAAAGGATGCATTACAAGTGAGACGAATTGAATGGGAAAAGACTAAAATCGACGACGGAGCTTATGAATCTGCTTGCGCGTTCGATGTAAACAATGACGGCAAGCTTGACATCATATGTGGCGGCTTCTGGTACGAGGCGCCGAATTGGACAAAACATAAGATTCGCGATGTCATGTCCGCTGGTGAGTATTTCGATGATTTTTCGACCATTCCAATGGACGTGAATGGCGATGGGTTCATGGATTTTATCACCGGCGGATGGTGGGGCAAAACCCTTTCATGGATTGAAAACCCCAAAGGACAGACAGTTGAATGGAAAAAACACGACATAGCAGAAGTTGGCTCAATTGAAACTACGCGCGCCTGGGATGTTGATGGGGATGGACAACTTGAAATTGTGCCCAATACTCCCGGCAATCCTCTGAGGGTTTTCAAGCTGGAAAACGGCATATTCAAAGAATATATTATAAGCAAGGAACCACAAGGGCATGGCTTGGGATTCGGAGACCTACTTGGCAATGGAAAGGGTTGCTTCATCACCCCAAATGGATGGCTTGAATCCATGGGCGACCCCCTCACCGGCGAATATGTCTTCCATCAGGAGTTCCAGCTTGGTAGCGCTAGTGTGCCAATTATTGTAGCAGATGTTAACAAAGACGGCACAAACGAGCTGATTGTTGGCCAAGCACATGGTTATGGGCTCGATTACTACACACAAAAGATTGAAAATGGCAAACGTATATGGACCAAACATCCAATCGACCCATGGTTCTCGCAGTATCACGAGATGCAATGGGTAGATATT
It contains:
- a CDS encoding sodium/solute symporter (Members of the Solute:Sodium Symporter (SSS), TC 2.A.21 as described in tcdb.org, catalyze solute:Na+ symport. Known solutes for members of the family include sugars, amino acids, nucleosides, inositols, vitamins, urea or anions, depending on the system.); translated protein: MSKSLSYWDALVVAIYMLWMLGIGIYYSKRQTDTNEYFLGRRSMNWFIVGISTMATLISTITYLTMPGEVIANGFGVLWSQLSVWLSFFFIGYLVIPKIMEHKITSGYQLLEKQFGMGIRQAAAVLFILTRITWTGLVVYTCSRAVSQMTRWPLESVILAVGIITISYTTMGGIRAVIITDVTQAFILFGGALAVVAFAIYSSGSLTGWWPNFHDPVIAGGLSWPNVKLFSFDLTERITVLGIIFMYIVWWICTASSDQLAIQRYLSTRDARMARRSFLTNAFANTMVASVLAFCGAALVGYFIHNPSTIPAANELLLNAKPGVLDEVVHKMSMMGEVKGKLYLLKRGADDVFPWFIAHVLPTGLSGVLIAALFSAAMSSVSSGVNSITTVIMVDFARIFSRSSDERQRVRKAKLIGIIVGAIAILVSFVQHFIKGNFMEVAQKINGCFIAPMAALFIMAFFIKRINRQGAWAAIFSGFVIGAVVSYYGEISKALTGNEVKVSFMFILPFSLVGAIVAAYLVSLLFPAPFVSNEQESTN
- a CDS encoding sugar phosphate isomerase/epimerase, which produces MIKSISYWAFPGGLEASKPAVQACKEAKVAGFDAIELAFSVTGEISLDSKLDDLKQLKEAIADTGIEIASLACALGFQWPFTSDDTSIRAKAVEIHKKAIAAANALGTDALLVVPGAVDVPWDPSIPVVKYGDAYKRASEEIGKLIGDAEAADVTLCVENVWNKFLLSPMEMANFVDQFRSPWVAVYFDVGNCVYIGYPQDWILVLGKRIRRVHLKDFRRSVGTASGFVDLLSGDVDWPAVIKALKEVGYDGPLTAEMIPPYAHYPEVLIENTSRAMDAILGR
- a CDS encoding Gfo/Idh/MocA family oxidoreductase, with translation MVRIGLIGYGFMGKMHAECYKASGKAKVVAVADIEEDRRAEASSKLSCKAFESIDALLQGSDVDAIDVCTPTYMHEEHVLKALDAGKDVFCEKPLSLSMVSCERMVSAAKASGSKLMIGHVVRFWPECQVLKSILDSGRLGRPLWATAQRLSAPATWAWQGWLADPVRSGGAILDLHIHDLDFLVWVLGRPKQVVAYGIKTAKGAYDSALTMLIGHENGMSSQAVGCLAMPEGFPFTSQIRVVCEKGVIFFDATASPSLILQPEGEPEEYPQVPQPTAGSADAGGNVSSLGGYYNEIVYFLDCIEKGLMPQIITPEEAAYAVRLCLAARQSAETGQAVSV
- a CDS encoding FG-GAP-like repeat-containing protein, producing MDKGVNRKTLAPETELPKNRKDALQVRRIEWEKTKIDDGAYESACAFDVNNDGKLDIICGGFWYEAPNWTKHKIRDVMSAGEYFDDFSTIPMDVNGDGFMDFITGGWWGKTLSWIENPKGQTVEWKKHDIAEVGSIETTRAWDVDGDGQLEIVPNTPGNPLRVFKLENGIFKEYIISKEPQGHGLGFGDLLGNGKGCFITPNGWLESMGDPLTGEYVFHQEFQLGSASVPIIVADVNKDGTNELIVGQAHGYGLDYYTQKIENGKRIWTKHPIDPWFSQYHEMQWVDIDGDGECELVTGSRFRAHCGNEAGETDIVGIWYFKWNGESFTKCVIDYGKKGDHSGTGIFMWIGDIDSDGRLDIVAPGKEGLFLFRNLGPETAGNQK
- a CDS encoding Gfo/Idh/MocA family oxidoreductase translates to MAKRILIVGAGSIGLKQLRAFSSQNPKPHLTVIDPREEAKARARAEFGVEISVEDWDSIDIKQFDGVVICSPAPTHVPYSIRCLIEGVPVLSEKPLSHTYAAVEELLKLAEKPGAPPSGVAYVRRYHPAHEKARELVKSGRLGKVLIARVNGGQPFTTYRPDYREIYYARRDQGGGCLLDCATHFLDLVQWYMGPIEEMCGYVEHLALEGVEVEDTVALSCKFKENDALGTVHINQFQPVNENILDFAGVEGFLRVIEPEFTCKIFHKNWEDLQVERADYADALRRQARAFLAAIDGGAPMRTSFAEAAHTLQLCLNLMAKLNIA